TTCTCTTGGGGATAACTTAAGCATCAAGTTTTACCTCTACGTCTGTTTCATAGGTCCCGTCATTGAATTTGCACTCCAAATATACTGTTTTGGTACTGCTCAACACTTAAATTATTCAATTGTTGGTCTCATTGAAAACCAAACTAATAGGCAAACTAGTGGATTCGAGCTTTCCTGTTTTTGTCATTTTAAATCAGTACTTGAACTCAAACGACTGCTTTCCAACAAAAAAAACATTCAGTTCAATGAAACAAATTACAgaaaggtgtttgataaaatgctagACTGAAGATAGGCACCTAATAAATATATTACGCTAGAAGCTAACCCAAGAAGGCTACAAACAAATATAAATGGGGTAGCAACGCCATTTCCAAAGTATAAAAAGAATAACGACAAAACAAAAACATAGAATGTGTTCCAAAGCTACAAAAACACTTTAACTTCGCACTTAAAACCAAACCATTGACTCTTGTCCACATTGTATCCCCATTTCACTTTGTCCTAAACTCTGCCTTCTCTCTCTTCTGCCCTGTTTTTTTTtcaatataattttaaattatatataccgTCAGTAATTCATAAGAGAGACATCTTCTTACTTGGACTAAGAATTCCACATAGTTGTGTAAACATGGAATTAGATGAATTCCGTTTAATGTTGGAGAATTCAAGCGTGGACTTGTGGACATTTATTGACACAGCCATTTCTGTAGCCATTCTTGATCATGGAAACGAGCTTCTCAGCCGAAGAGACGCCATTGTTGAGAAGCTCTATGCTCCGCTCTTGTGTAAGAATTGTAATTCTGCGGGCAATTGTGAAGATTTAGAGACCAAAATCATCAGAATCAAGAAGCTTTTGGAAAACCCAAATCaggtttttcttttaatttttattttggattttcatttgttttttgcTAAGTTTCAAGTCCGTGGAATTTCAGTCTGAGAATTGCTTGGTTGAACTGCTCCAAACTCTTGCTGAAATGGACATTAATTTCAAGGTTCTTGAGGTAATCGAAGATGGTATTAATTAATTTGAACTAGCATTTCCTCTTAATTAACTAAAAGTTTGCTTGTTTTGAAGATAACAGATGTTGGAAGACATGTAAATAGACTGCGGAAGCATTCATCAAATGAAGTAAGAAGACTTGTTAAACTACTTATCAggtttctttccttcttcttaaaacttctaattttccccCCTCTGAATGCATAATAGGAGTAGTATTTTTCATGTAAATGTATTTAAGTGAAATATTGACTATTTTTACAGGAGATGGAAGGATATTGTTGATGAATGGGTGAGACTGAATACACAAGCAGAAGAAACAGGTAGAGCTTCCTTTCTCTGTGGTAAAAGTGTGGGTTAGATTATTAAATGTTTGTGATCAAGTGATTATTAGATAATGTttaaagtaatgaaaatgaaactCTTTTATAAAGACCTTATTTGTTCAACTTGTGCACGCTTGATTGTTTCATTGACTAACTGTATCTTTTATCAGCACAAAGTTCTAATAACTCGCTCACCAAGgtttaaggaaaatatttttagtcTCAGTTGAACTAAACCACACCGTTATGTGAATAAATGAAATATCCTAGTAAATGTACAGGATGAGAGGAGATTATAATTTTTCTAAGTTTAATTATGTACAATAATTAGGGAGATAATATTTATGCTTATCTTACTTCCTTAAAGAACGCCCTCAATTAATTATATAACTACTAGAATCTCTTGTTGAAACATTGATAgtataacaataataacatattCAGTAAAATTTTATAAGTGGGGTCTGAAGATCGAGGATAATGTGTACCCATACCTTAGCCCTACCAGTACCTTCAGGTAAAGAAATTGCTCagattttcctttttctatttcttttcctttcggTACTTTTAGAGTATCCTTTTTATCTTAATGTTGTCAAGGAGGATAAATCTATTAGAGTGGGTAACAAAGTTAAGCGATGAAATTGGGCAGGTGATGCAAACTCTCCTTTTCAACCCCACTTGAACAACAACTTTCAAGAGAGAGCTCCTCTTTATGGGATTTCTTCAAATGGTTCATCATCTTATTGCGCTCACAAGGTATTTAACTagcattttttccatttttgcaCCCTCACCACATTATTTCTGAAGAATAAATATAAAGATAGTTCAAGAGGGAAATATTGGATATTCAAAAAGGTTATATTATCTGTATAAGAAACTTTTACAATATTTATCCGTTGTAATACATAATCTCGCTTATTTATAAGATTACAAATCCGTTTAAGAAAGTTTACATATCATATTAATGACATAAtagtgcaaaaaaaaaaaaaaatcatataccaatgatatatataatttaaactcaTTGTCTCTGTCATATTTATTAACCGTTTTTGAATCAAAATAGCAGAGTATAGAGAACAACAACATTACTCCATCGTCAAAGCGCCTACGTGAGGATTACCTAGAAGCACATCATGGTGTGTTCTCTTTTCAAAACGACGATTATCTTTGATCTGTTATTATTGTTGCATTTTGTTTATCATTTTCCAGAGAAgcgaaaaaaaaagtgaaataaataaaGTTTCTGAATATACCATATTTGGTCTAAAATAGTAGGAGTACTAAACAAAAGGACAAGAGAAGTGGGCTTTCTCGACGTACGCAAACAAAAGAAGTTGTGGTAAGTATTAGTACAATTTATATTGTAGTTTGACTTTTAAATTTGGTCGAAGCAATTTCAAGcatttattttctatttctctaattatttaattaaaaacacAGAATACGTACAAGTACCTTAATTTTTCAAAACTTGCACTGATTAGGGATTTAACTTTGACTGGTTAAGTTCACATAGAGCCAATTTAGTACCAAAACAAACTTTTTTCTTATAAGATGAAGTACAATGTTCTTGCTTTTTGTTGTTTATTTCCTTgtctttttccccttttcttaATCATATCCCCATTAGACATAGAATGGCTGCAAATCTAACCTATTCTATTGGATACCTGCATTATTATGATACATTTATCGTATTATTCCGCCTATTAACGCTTAggcaaataaaaaatatttacttttttCATGACCCATGGGGATAGAAACtgtgataacccaaaatgtcatctttaaatttaataattatttatgtgaTCTAAGACCTCGAACAAGCACTATGCATTATTCCCCGACTTGCGTGCGCAacccgtataatttttcggaaagtttttatatgaaaaaatgattaaaatatgaaatagagtcttaaaactcaattaagttgactttggtcaacatttttagcaaactgacccggatcagtgttttgacagttccgataggtccgtctcgtgatttaggacttggacgtatgcccgaagtttaatttggaggtccctagctcaagttatgaccatttaacggaaactaaaaatttaaaggctaaagattttcaagtttgaccacggagttgactttttgatattgggctgggaatccgattccggaaattgaaataggttcgttatgttatttatgacttgtatgcaaaatttaaggtcaatcggacttgatttgataggtttcggcatcgaatgtagaagttgaaaatttttaagttccttaagcttgaattgtggtatgatttgtggttttagcgttgttggatgtgatttgaggtttcgactaagttcgtatgatattttaggatttggtggtgtatttggttgaggtctcgggggcctcgggtgagtttcagatggttaacgggttgaatTTTGGGCTTGGAACTTtactggaatttttctgatgcactgactggtttccttcttcgcgttcgcgaagaggaactggaggcaggcaaaatttactcttcgcgttcgcgaagaggggaccgcgtttgcgaaggggTAGAGGGCAGTGTACATAGCGAACGCATGGGAGcgttcgcgttcacgtagaaagGCGGGGCCTGGCCGGGCACCAGGCGataaggcttcgcgttcgcgtaggggagACCGCATTCGCGAATGCCAAGTTTggcaaggcatcgcgttcgcgagactgccctcgcgttcgcgaagaagaaattcctGGACAGCAgaaatgggatttcgtcccatttttcatttttcaagattttgagctcgggtaaggcgagttttgggcgatttttacgggaaaatattgggataagtgttctttatcctatatttattatatttcataattccatactcatttacatcatgaatccgtaaatttatgcaaaaataaaatagatttttataaaatcttccaaaaatataaaatgaagatttgaaagccaatccgatgtcggaattcgataatttttgtatggttgaactcgtatcggaacgtgtgttcggattttgtgagttttttcgggattcgagACGTGGATCCCActgttatttttaaaataaatttcggattttaatttgaaaaattagtaaattcatatggaatcaatttctacgatttgtattgagtatattgaattgtttattactagatttgaggatttcggacacgaattcgcgaggcaaagattTATTGGAATCCTGAGTTggttgcaaatcgaggtaagtgtcgtggttaaccttgacttgagggaatagaaccccttaattatttgttatgtgaatttcatttgtaacgatgtataggcaaggtgatgagtgcctatactttgtcaaattaattatttgcttaattatttaaacatcttaaattattttaagacacgaattaattgatATAATAATCGCTTCTCtcctattccttgtcaaatattaatgcTTGAATTCCTctaataattgttacatgcttatttgatttatgtgttttaattgctacttgacatttagcctattaaatattaaactgcctattttttcCCCGATTtttacaattaattgctacttgtcattgttgatttcataaataaattataattactgtatgccttgatgcttaatagtttctcactGAACGTGTGTATTTTTTTGCAGTATTTTtgttacatttaagagttgttaaaatatatgggggaaacgggttgcatgccgcaacagatttatttaaagtttatattgggggatcgggttgcacgccgcaacaggtttatttaaagtttatattgggagatcgggttgcacgccgtaacagatttattttaagtttatattgttggagcgggttttTACGCCGCAATGGAAACAAGTTGAGGGATTAAAActgctgaattgacttcaattattgttattattattattattattattattattattattattattattattattattattattattattattattattattattattattattattattattattattattattattattgtgtacaggttaatgtaagcgacctgccttagcctcgtcactacttcgtcgaggttaggctcggcacttacagagtacatggggtcggttgtactcatactacactctgcacttcttgtgcagataccagagttggTCGCAGCGACGTAcaatagatttgctcggattcagctattcgcaggagacttgaggtatgaCTGCATCGCGTTCGCAGTTCTAAAGTACCCTTCCACTTTATTGTAgttgtgtatttctttcagacaactttattttattcagacccttatttgtctTATTCtggaagctcgtgcacttgtgactccagttctgggatggtatttagatatcgcgtttattatgaattattcactttatttcagactttatttccgcatttgtttctttgttataaattaatttaaaattttattaaaatggctaattatattctaatgttgacttgcctagcaagtaaaatattaggcgccatcacggccccgaaagtgagaatttcgggtcgtgacaagttggtatcagagcactaggttacataggtctcacgagtcacgagcaagcttagtagagtctgaaggatcggtacggagacgtctgtacttatctttcaggggctataaagtttaggaacaatatcacttctttcttattctgtcatgcgattttattctatcatcgatgattgaaccattctattcttattctctcacagatggtgagaacacgtaatataTCTACCGACGAACAGGGACAAGAGCCCTtagtggcaactatggccaggggtagaggtcgaggccaaggtcgcgctagaggcagaggcagaggtagagctcagtctagagctcgagcagcagcgcctgttgtagaacctcaggtggatcttcaggaggaggttccagttcagactgtaccggttggaccagttcaggtcctgAAAGTactcatagctactccagtacttcagaATGCCCTAAtctgtttggtgagtcttatAGAGGGCGTAGCCCAGAATGGTACaattccagtggcaccagc
The nucleotide sequence above comes from Nicotiana tabacum cultivar K326 chromosome 12, ASM71507v2, whole genome shotgun sequence. Encoded proteins:
- the LOC107796085 gene encoding putative mediator of RNA polymerase II transcription subunit 26c isoform X3; its protein translation is MELDEFRLMLENSSVDLWTFIDTAISVAILDHGNELLSRRDAIVEKLYAPLLCKNCNSAGNCEDLETKIIRIKKLLENPNQSENCLVELLQTLAEMDINFKVLEITDVGRHVNRLRKHSSNEVRRLVKLLIRRWKDIVDEWVRLNTQAEETGDANSPFQPHLNNNFQERAPLYGISSNGSSSYCAHKQSIENNNITPSSKRLREDYLEAHHGVLNKRTREVGFLDVRKQKKL
- the LOC107796085 gene encoding putative mediator of RNA polymerase II transcription subunit 26c isoform X1; its protein translation is MELDEFRLMLENSSVDLWTFIDTAISVAILDHGNELLSRRDAIVEKLYAPLLCKNCNSAGNCEDLETKIIRIKKLLENPNQSENCLVELLQTLAEMDINFKVLEITDVGRHVNRLRKHSSNEVRRLVKLLIRRWKDIVDEWVRLNTQAEETGDANSPFQPHLNNNFQERAPLYGISSNGSSSYCAHKQSIENNNITPSSKRLREDYLEAHHVGVLNKRTREVGFLDVRKQKKL
- the LOC107796085 gene encoding putative mediator of RNA polymerase II transcription subunit 26c isoform X4, producing MELDEFRLMLENSSVDLWTFIDTAISVAILDHGNELLSRRDAIVEKLYAPLLCKNCNSAGNCEDLETKIIRIKKLLENPNQSENCLVELLQTLAEMDINFKVLEITDVGRHVNRLRKHSSNEVRRLVKLLIRRWKDIVDEWVRLNTQAEETGDANSPFQPHLNNNFQERAPLYGISSNGSSSYCAHKSIENNNITPSSKRLREDYLEAHHGVLNKRTREVGFLDVRKQKKL
- the LOC107796085 gene encoding putative mediator of RNA polymerase II transcription subunit 26c isoform X2, translating into MELDEFRLMLENSSVDLWTFIDTAISVAILDHGNELLSRRDAIVEKLYAPLLCKNCNSAGNCEDLETKIIRIKKLLENPNQSENCLVELLQTLAEMDINFKVLEITDVGRHVNRLRKHSSNEVRRLVKLLIRRWKDIVDEWVRLNTQAEETGDANSPFQPHLNNNFQERAPLYGISSNGSSSYCAHKSIENNNITPSSKRLREDYLEAHHVGVLNKRTREVGFLDVRKQKKL